The Bacillaceae bacterium IKA-2 DNA window TTTCTTTGTAGTCGCTTTAGGAGTAATTCTGTTAGGGAGCACGCTCGGATTTTTAGTTTATAATTTTTACCCTGCAGAAATCTTTATGGGTGACACTGGGGCACTTTTCTTAGGGTTTATCATATCAGTCATCGCACTCCTTGGGTTTAAAAATGTAACCTTATTTTCTTTGTTAATTCCAGTGATTATTTTAGGCGTCCCAATATCGGATACACTATTTGCGATTATTCGTCGTTTTGTTAATAAACTTCCTTTAACCGAACCTGACAATGCACATCTCCATCATTGTTTATTACGGTTGGGCTTTTCGCACCGGCAAACGGTGTTAGTCATTTATGCATTGAGCTTATTATTTGGCTTAGGAGCGATCGTCTTAACGCAATCAACACTTTGGGGTACATTCATTATTGTGGCTTTATTTATCATTGCTGTTGAATTAATGGTCGAGATTGTTGGACTGGTGAATACAACCTATAAACCGATGTTGAAATTCCTCAGGCGTTTAGGCGCGGTAAGGAAAGTGTAACTCCAAAATTCGATCTGACATCGCGATTTCAGATTGATCCAACAGAGGTATAGTAGAGCAATTAAAAATTAGCCTGAAAAGGCATTTTTCTTACAAAAAAAAAGACTCAAAGTGAAACTTCTGAGCCTGCTTGCCTTTGGTAACTGTGTTCAGAATCATAAAGGACTGCTATTAAATTTTTACTTGAATTTCCATATGAAAATTTATTCCAATTAGCGGCGTAACTTCTTATTTTCTCGTAATTGAAATCATTTGCTTGAATTACGTTAATAATCTCTTGTGTACTCTTCGTTACAGGACCAGGAATGTTACTTTTATAATC harbors:
- a CDS encoding MraY family glycosyltransferase, coding for MIFITFIICLLAVILITPLVKTLAIKIGATDKPNHRKVHQKLMPRLGGLAIYVGFLVGVIFLRPESPFLLPILIGGSMIVIVGILDDLFELAAKWKLVVQIVAASIVIGGGVHVEFINLPFDGRLELGWYGIPLTLVWIVGVTNAINLIDGLDGLAAGVSSIVLLTLSGIAYMMGNFFVVALGVILLGSTLGFLVYNFYPAEIFMGDTGALFLGFIISVIALLGFKNVTLFSLLIPVIILGVPISDTLFAIIRRFVNKLPLTEPDNAHLHHCLLRLGFSHRQTVLVIYALSLLFGLGAIVLTQSTLWGTFIIVALFIIAVELMVEIVGLVNTTYKPMLKFLRRLGAVRKV